From one Montipora capricornis isolate CH-2021 chromosome 10, ASM3666992v2, whole genome shotgun sequence genomic stretch:
- the LOC138020337 gene encoding sperm microtubule associated protein 2-like yields the protein MDGKIVVTSHPGFGYYYDIQTGDKIVSAIPDLGVTRRSVFDEVKTPAYKRQHNVFRDFTIGRSSPVWRVSNAAMKASPNERLTRLSQPKGFHVEYEPCRPVQTTVSIAAQKASASGRTETLSLPKQRPNIVEREWIIKKGALSSRASERLQELAHAKGVPLGYTPDKTRVWEVSKAALKAKASKRIDDLALPIKREIATNLPNPDAFEVKKAAQRARCSERVAELAQPIVRGY from the exons ATGGATGGCAAAATTGTTGTAACATCTCACCCAGGTTTCGGATACTATTACGATATCCAAACCGGTGACAAAATAGTTTCTGCAATTCCTGATCTCGGGGTAACACGAAGAAGCGTGTTTGATGAGGTGAAAACACCGGCTTACAA GAGACAACACAACGTGTTCCGCGATTTCACGATTGGGCGTTCATCACCAGTCTGGAGAGTGAGCAATGCTGCAATGAAAGCCTCTCCGAATGAACGTTTGACCCGCTTGTCACAGCCCAAGGGATTTCACGTGGAGTACGAACCCTGTAGACCAGTTCAAACCACTGTTTCCATAGCAGCACAAAAAGCGTCTGCTTCAGGGAGAACAGAAACCCTCTCTCTTCCAAAACAGAGGCCCAATATTGTGGAACGGGAGTGGATTATAAAGAAGGGGGCGCTTTCATCGCGGGCCTCGGAGAGACTGCAGGAACTTGCTCATGCTAAAGGAGTTCCCTTGGGTTATACCCCCGATAAGACTAGAGTATGGGAAGTTTCTAAGGCTGCTTTAAAAGCAAAGGCCTCGAAACGTATAGACGATTTAGCTTTACCAATAAAACGTGAAATAGCAACAAATTTACCAAACCCTGATGCTTTTGAAGTGAAAAAAGCTGCACAAAGAGCGAGGTGTTCAGAGAGAGTTGCTGAATTGGCGCAGCCGATTGTCAGGGGATACTAG